The Pseudomonadota bacterium genome includes a region encoding these proteins:
- a CDS encoding asparagine synthase-related protein, producing the protein MLGQTAREQGQAAALLDGWRDYGERVVDQLGGSFGLAVIDWRQGAVLLATDRFGVYPMAWCEVAEGIVFGASAGLVRSHPSVQSDLDPQAIFDYLYFDAIPAPLTVYKNVYRLRAGERLLWREGKSSIGRYWEPTFARPGSRADDRALAAQLRESLGAAVAVASKGAEQLACFLSGGLDSSSVVGLAARQREGTDAATQAYTMGFSAAGFDEMEYARLAASHFGAELRERYISPDEVAEAMPFVAAWYDEPFGNSSAVPAYVCAKTAASEGVTRMIAGDGGDELFAGNSRYVRQQLFGYYDRLPRVAQGALQRLLLLGKTGDHSALSKVPGLSKLVSYVAQARPGMPARYDSYNFVLRYGPQNMLSEDWLTQIDTEHPLHLQADTWNAAPTEDLLQRMLYLDWQFTLADNDLRKVGGMCAAAGVQVRYPMLDDDVLELSLQVPPDQLIHRHRLRHFYKEAMNGFLPRDIINKPKHGFGLPFGIWLKESARLRDVVYPALEQARGRGIIRPSFIDEMVRAHRDGHAYYFGGMLWIIVMLELWMQRHAT; encoded by the coding sequence ATGCTTGGTCAAACGGCGCGGGAGCAGGGGCAGGCAGCAGCACTTCTCGACGGTTGGCGCGACTATGGCGAACGCGTTGTCGACCAGCTCGGAGGCTCTTTCGGTCTCGCGGTTATCGACTGGCGCCAGGGTGCGGTGTTGCTGGCGACCGATCGCTTCGGTGTCTACCCAATGGCGTGGTGCGAGGTGGCTGAAGGGATCGTGTTTGGGGCAAGTGCTGGCCTGGTACGCTCACATCCATCGGTGCAGAGCGATCTCGATCCGCAGGCGATCTTCGACTATCTCTACTTTGATGCCATCCCAGCCCCGCTCACGGTATACAAGAACGTTTACCGCCTGCGTGCGGGCGAGCGATTGCTGTGGCGAGAGGGTAAGTCCTCGATTGGGCGCTATTGGGAGCCCACCTTTGCCAGGCCTGGGTCAAGGGCTGATGACCGAGCGCTAGCAGCGCAGTTGAGGGAGAGTCTGGGGGCAGCGGTTGCCGTCGCGAGCAAGGGGGCTGAGCAACTGGCCTGCTTCCTGAGCGGTGGCCTCGACAGCTCCAGCGTGGTCGGACTGGCGGCAAGACAGCGCGAAGGCACCGACGCTGCGACCCAAGCATACACGATGGGTTTCTCCGCAGCGGGATTCGACGAGATGGAGTACGCGCGCCTTGCAGCTTCCCATTTCGGCGCGGAACTTCGCGAGCGCTATATAAGCCCCGATGAAGTGGCCGAGGCCATGCCTTTCGTCGCGGCCTGGTACGACGAACCCTTCGGCAACTCATCCGCTGTCCCCGCGTACGTGTGTGCCAAGACGGCCGCCAGCGAAGGCGTTACGCGGATGATTGCTGGAGACGGTGGTGATGAGCTGTTCGCCGGCAACTCTCGCTATGTCCGCCAGCAACTGTTCGGCTACTACGATCGCCTGCCGCGAGTCGCCCAAGGTGCGCTACAACGCTTGCTCTTGCTCGGCAAGACAGGCGACCACTCAGCTCTGTCAAAGGTGCCTGGGCTCTCGAAGCTCGTTAGCTACGTGGCGCAGGCGCGGCCTGGCATGCCTGCGCGCTACGACTCCTACAACTTTGTGCTGCGCTATGGGCCGCAGAACATGTTGAGTGAGGATTGGCTGACTCAGATCGATACTGAGCATCCACTGCACCTGCAGGCGGATACCTGGAACGCGGCGCCTACGGAAGACCTGCTTCAGCGCATGCTCTATCTGGACTGGCAATTCACGCTGGCGGACAACGATCTTCGTAAGGTCGGCGGGATGTGCGCGGCCGCCGGAGTGCAGGTGCGCTATCCGATGCTGGACGACGACGTGCTAGAGCTGTCCCTGCAGGTGCCGCCAGACCAACTGATTCACCGCCATCGCTTGCGCCACTTCTACAAAGAAGCGATGAACGGCTTTCTGCCTCGGGACATCATCAACAAGCCCAAACACGGCTTTGGACTGCCGTTCGGTATCTGGTTGAAGGAGTCCGCGCGCCTGCGGGACGTGGTTTACCCGGCGCTGGAGCAGGCGCGCGGACGTGGCATCATTCGCCCTTCGTTCATCGATGAGATGGTGCGCGCCCATCGCGACGGCCACGCCTACTATTTCGGCGGGATGCTGTGGATTATCGTGATGCTGGAACTGTGGATGCAGCGGCACGCGACCTAG
- a CDS encoding polysaccharide deacetylase family protein has translation MRNRLLVLTFHRVLPEADAFRRGDITAQTFDRICACLTRFFRVMTLGDAAHRMRERGTLPDRALTLTFDDGFADNAELAAPILERHGLRATFFVSTGFLDGEIMFNDAIIEALRTARRDKLDLSQLDSDLSGVRQLDSLQARVAASNELAGALKYRQPAERLALTRRLASLVDADDAPSLMMVPDQVAKMAERGLEIGGHTVNHPILSELSSEAALEEIRAGRERLQAITQQRIDSFAYPNGRPGQDYDESTVDAVEAAGFTQAVTTAWGIARCDDDPLQLPRVTCWDRRAVTFVPRMLSYYLRGVRATQLPRESIAVA, from the coding sequence ATGCGAAATCGACTACTCGTTCTCACCTTTCATCGTGTGCTCCCCGAGGCAGACGCCTTCCGCCGCGGGGACATCACCGCGCAGACCTTCGACCGCATCTGCGCGTGCCTCACACGCTTCTTCCGCGTAATGACCCTGGGAGATGCCGCGCATCGAATGCGCGAGCGCGGCACCCTGCCTGATCGTGCCCTCACGCTCACCTTCGACGATGGCTTCGCCGACAACGCCGAATTGGCCGCCCCCATCCTAGAACGCCATGGCTTGAGGGCAACTTTCTTTGTCTCCACCGGCTTCCTAGACGGCGAGATCATGTTCAACGACGCCATCATCGAGGCGTTGAGGACTGCCCGCCGAGACAAGCTTGACCTCAGTCAACTAGATAGCGATCTATCGGGTGTCCGCCAGCTCGATTCCCTCCAGGCGCGTGTCGCCGCCAGTAACGAACTCGCAGGTGCACTGAAGTATCGCCAGCCCGCCGAGCGATTAGCGCTGACGAGGAGGCTTGCCTCGCTGGTAGACGCGGACGACGCACCAAGCCTCATGATGGTGCCCGATCAGGTTGCCAAGATGGCTGAGCGGGGCCTGGAGATCGGTGGACACACGGTGAACCACCCTATTTTGAGCGAGCTCTCCAGTGAGGCCGCCCTGGAGGAAATCCGAGCGGGGCGCGAGCGCTTGCAGGCTATCACCCAGCAACGAATCGACTCCTTCGCCTACCCGAACGGGAGGCCGGGCCAAGACTACGACGAGAGCACCGTCGATGCCGTCGAAGCCGCCGGCTTCACCCAGGCGGTCACAACCGCATGGGGGATCGCGCGCTGCGACGATGATCCGTTGCAGCTGCCGAGGGTCACCTGTTGGGATCGGCGAGCGGTGACGTTCGTACCGCGAATGCTGAGCTACTACCTACGGGGCGTGCGTGCGACGCAGCTGCCTCGGGAGAGCATCGCCGTCGCCTAG
- a CDS encoding DUF3488 and transglutaminase-like domain-containing protein: MSSQRLSANTLTAQHLGWVLMASALAFVPHITHLPPWVSALAALVSVWRYIAHLRGWGLPPVLLRSVLVAVSFTGVLVQYQTVNGIEAGSALLCVMAVMKLTETRTARDLVVLIYIAYFLIAAQFLYEQTVWMLIWAVPSIWLLSATLLQVNHHGRLLAIKPALALSGRMLLHALPLMLALFLLFPRMQGSFWAIEAPSKRGLTGLSDKLELGSISELIQSNEVAFRVRFEGEVPDRPQRYWRGPVLDHFDGRTWTPGATAQSPGETPDVVLDGPRVTYELTLEPQIGRYLFALEAPDPLAVMSVDAMLTQDYQILARRDLTDRTRVRLISYPEAKVRHITRALRQRTLDLPQGNPRARELAAQLVTDAGGRASQVVASALELFREQPFYYTLRPGELRGNRIDQFLFDTRRGFCEHYASSFTFLMRAAGIPARVVTGYQGGELNTSVLVGGHLTVRQSDAHAWAEVWLRGRGWVRVDPTGYVAPERIDSGIGEALPELQSGFGNLPLLAGLRQTWDGVNHAWNDWVLGYGPSRQNSLMEHLGVKEPDAYKLVGLLAIALGVIGAALYLVLEWRGRPPRPAPESRLYERFCRRLARRDLARAPEEAPRDFVRRVAEQRPDLAQRAQVITELYLALRYLPDGGQTKHALADLRRHVREFRVRQSSQATGSA, encoded by the coding sequence ATGAGTAGCCAGCGCCTCTCGGCGAACACGCTCACTGCCCAACACCTCGGCTGGGTGCTCATGGCGAGCGCCCTCGCCTTTGTGCCTCATATCACCCATCTTCCACCGTGGGTTTCCGCCCTGGCGGCGCTCGTGTCCGTGTGGCGCTACATCGCCCACCTTCGCGGATGGGGACTTCCCCCCGTGCTCCTGCGCTCGGTGTTGGTGGCGGTCAGCTTCACCGGCGTGCTGGTGCAGTACCAGACCGTCAACGGCATCGAGGCTGGCAGCGCTCTGCTCTGCGTCATGGCTGTCATGAAGCTCACGGAGACGCGTACCGCCCGTGACCTGGTGGTACTGATCTATATCGCCTACTTCCTGATTGCGGCCCAGTTTCTCTACGAGCAGACCGTGTGGATGCTCATCTGGGCCGTGCCGAGCATCTGGTTGCTGAGCGCGACCCTACTGCAGGTCAATCACCATGGTCGCTTGCTTGCGATCAAACCCGCCCTGGCCCTGAGCGGGCGCATGCTCTTGCACGCGCTACCCTTGATGCTCGCCCTCTTCCTCCTGTTCCCGCGCATGCAGGGCTCCTTCTGGGCCATCGAAGCGCCGAGCAAGCGCGGTCTCACGGGGTTGAGTGACAAGTTGGAGCTGGGGTCGATCAGTGAGTTGATTCAATCGAACGAGGTGGCGTTTCGCGTGCGCTTCGAAGGCGAAGTGCCCGACCGACCACAACGCTACTGGCGAGGACCCGTGCTCGATCACTTCGACGGGCGCACCTGGACGCCAGGCGCCACAGCTCAATCGCCCGGCGAGACGCCAGATGTGGTGCTAGACGGCCCACGGGTAACCTACGAGCTCACGCTCGAACCGCAGATCGGCCGCTACCTATTCGCCCTGGAAGCACCAGATCCGCTAGCCGTGATGTCCGTGGATGCCATGCTCACCCAGGACTACCAGATCCTGGCCCGCCGCGATCTCACCGACCGCACCCGCGTACGTCTCATCAGCTACCCCGAGGCCAAGGTGCGCCACATCACACGCGCCCTGCGACAGCGTACGCTCGACCTACCGCAGGGCAACCCCCGCGCCCGAGAGCTGGCAGCCCAACTGGTGACCGACGCCGGCGGTAGGGCAAGCCAGGTGGTAGCATCAGCCCTTGAGCTTTTTCGCGAGCAGCCCTTCTACTACACGCTGCGGCCAGGGGAACTGCGCGGCAATCGCATCGATCAGTTCCTCTTCGACACGCGACGAGGATTCTGCGAGCACTACGCCTCGTCGTTCACCTTCCTGATGCGTGCCGCCGGCATCCCGGCGCGTGTCGTCACCGGCTACCAAGGCGGCGAACTGAACACGTCCGTACTCGTTGGGGGGCATCTGACCGTGCGCCAATCCGACGCCCACGCCTGGGCTGAGGTGTGGTTGCGAGGTAGAGGATGGGTTCGCGTGGACCCGACCGGCTACGTGGCGCCCGAGCGCATCGATTCGGGCATCGGCGAGGCGCTGCCCGAGTTGCAAAGCGGCTTCGGAAACCTGCCACTGCTGGCAGGCCTGCGGCAAACCTGGGATGGTGTCAATCACGCGTGGAACGACTGGGTGCTGGGCTACGGCCCCAGCCGCCAAAACAGCCTGATGGAGCACCTAGGCGTGAAGGAACCGGACGCCTACAAGCTGGTGGGCCTGCTCGCCATCGCCCTGGGCGTGATCGGTGCAGCCCTCTACCTCGTGCTGGAGTGGCGCGGACGTCCCCCGCGCCCCGCACCCGAAAGCAGGCTGTACGAGCGATTTTGCCGGCGCCTGGCGCGACGCGACCTCGCGCGCGCTCCTGAGGAGGCGCCAAGGGATTTCGTTAGGCGAGTTGCCGAGCAGCGCCCCGACCTGGCTCAGCGAGCGCAGGTGATCACGGAGCTCTATCTCGCCCTACGCTACCTGCCAGACGGCGGACAAACCAAGCACGCGCTGGCGGACTTGCGGCGTCACGTACGGGAGTTTCGCGTGCGGCAATCGTCGCAAGCGACGGGATCGGCGTAG
- a CDS encoding hydrolase 2, exosortase A system-associated: MSAESVDWQPHFLAGPQGALFALHVYPSERHVNTRGVIFCAPFAEELNKTRRTVRLAATALAAAGHEVLIVDLYGTGDSEGEFAAASWPGWVEDLQVAATWMREVRGLEHLVLWGLRTGAVLAVAAAEAAKAERLLLWQPVVKGKTFVTSFLRMRLVADRLAGDEVDGGQNTGELRELLAAGQRVEIGGYAFSGAMCESLDALDLVKVAPTVPVHWAEVVAAGERPFSPASRKLIGVWDAAGVWVEDEKVVGPSFWSTPEIAISHGLIDHCGELGKGWREARGSFGRPPIDMGSP; encoded by the coding sequence GTGAGCGCCGAGTCGGTCGACTGGCAACCCCACTTCCTCGCCGGCCCGCAGGGAGCCCTGTTTGCCCTGCACGTGTACCCCTCCGAGCGACACGTCAACACGCGCGGTGTCATCTTCTGCGCGCCCTTCGCGGAAGAGCTGAATAAGACCCGCCGAACCGTACGTCTAGCTGCGACGGCCTTAGCTGCGGCGGGGCATGAGGTGCTCATCGTCGACCTCTACGGTACAGGCGACAGCGAGGGTGAGTTCGCAGCGGCCTCGTGGCCCGGTTGGGTCGAGGACTTGCAGGTAGCCGCGACCTGGATGCGCGAGGTTCGTGGCCTTGAGCACCTGGTCCTTTGGGGCCTGCGGACCGGTGCTGTGCTCGCGGTAGCCGCGGCTGAAGCCGCGAAGGCGGAGCGTTTGTTGCTTTGGCAACCGGTGGTCAAGGGGAAGACCTTCGTCACCTCGTTTCTTCGCATGCGTCTGGTGGCAGATCGGCTCGCCGGAGACGAGGTCGATGGTGGGCAGAACACGGGAGAGCTTCGAGAGTTGCTGGCGGCGGGGCAGCGGGTTGAGATCGGCGGCTACGCGTTCTCCGGCGCCATGTGCGAATCGCTAGACGCCCTTGACTTGGTAAAGGTCGCCCCCACCGTGCCCGTGCACTGGGCTGAGGTGGTAGCGGCAGGGGAGCGTCCCTTCAGTCCCGCTTCACGCAAGCTCATCGGCGTTTGGGATGCCGCTGGGGTGTGGGTAGAAGACGAGAAGGTAGTTGGGCCTAGCTTCTGGAGCACTCCGGAGATAGCGATCTCCCATGGGTTGATCGATCACTGCGGTGAGCTTGGCAAGGGCTGGCGAGAGGCGCGCGGCTCTTTCGGCCGCCCCCCAATCGACATGGGCTCGCCTTGA
- a CDS encoding XrtA/PEP-CTERM system amidotransferase: protein MCGIAGLFDTQQQRQVEPDLLAQMTRAVAHRGPDGEGLHQEPGVGLGHRRLSIIDLAGGAQPMWNDAQDVGVTYNGEIYNFAQVREELIAAGYQFRTRSDTEVIVHGWSHWGESCVEHFNGMFAFALYDRRQQSLFLARDRLGIKPLYYSVLPDGWLLFGSELKSLLVHPGLERDLSNESIEEYFAFGYVPEPRTFLASTFKLPPAHTLLLRRGQPLPQPREYWQLSFAVAPCFESTDNTAAESALEEELIERLRTAVDRRLVAEVPLGAFLSGGVDSSAVVAMMAGLSERAVKTCSIAFGEADYDESKFARMVAERYETDHRVKQVDPDDFGLVEQLAQVYDEPYADSSAIPTYRVCELARQEVTVALSGDGGDEGFAGYRRHRWHAWEESIRGRLPQALRRPLFGTAGALYPKMDWAPRFLRAKTTLQALGRDSLSAYLHSVSILPSELRRRLLSPDLQRELGGYEAVEVFRAHAAKAGRCDPLSLVQYLDFKTYLPGDILTKVDRASMAHGLEVRVPLLDHEFVQWSAQLPASLKLRGREGKYVLKKALEPHLPEDVLYRPKMGFGVPLGQWFRGPLAGYLRDAITGTELKDTGLFDPASLRRLVDEHQSGRREHTAVLWALLMFRGAVDQLVQPAATSRAA from the coding sequence ATGTGCGGAATTGCGGGCCTGTTCGACACGCAGCAACAGCGTCAAGTAGAGCCGGATTTGCTGGCGCAGATGACGCGGGCGGTTGCCCACCGCGGTCCGGACGGTGAAGGGCTGCACCAAGAACCTGGCGTCGGTCTCGGCCATCGACGCCTTTCCATCATCGATCTCGCGGGCGGCGCACAGCCAATGTGGAACGATGCGCAGGATGTAGGTGTCACCTACAACGGGGAGATCTACAACTTCGCACAAGTGCGCGAGGAGCTCATTGCCGCGGGGTATCAGTTTCGAACTCGCTCCGATACGGAGGTGATCGTGCACGGTTGGTCCCACTGGGGCGAGTCATGCGTCGAACACTTCAACGGCATGTTCGCCTTCGCGCTGTACGATCGACGACAACAGTCTCTCTTCCTTGCTCGGGACAGGTTGGGCATCAAGCCCCTCTACTACTCCGTGCTGCCCGACGGTTGGTTGTTGTTCGGCTCTGAGCTCAAGTCACTGTTAGTTCATCCGGGCCTCGAACGAGACCTCAGCAACGAGTCGATCGAGGAGTACTTTGCGTTTGGCTATGTGCCCGAGCCGCGCACTTTCCTAGCCAGTACGTTCAAGCTGCCACCCGCGCACACGCTGCTTTTGCGCCGCGGGCAGCCGCTGCCGCAACCACGTGAGTACTGGCAGCTGTCCTTCGCAGTCGCACCGTGCTTCGAGTCCACCGACAATACCGCGGCGGAGTCCGCGCTTGAGGAGGAACTGATTGAGCGCCTTCGCACTGCCGTCGATCGGCGACTGGTGGCGGAGGTGCCCCTGGGTGCATTTCTCTCCGGCGGCGTCGACTCGAGCGCGGTCGTGGCAATGATGGCAGGACTTAGCGAGCGAGCCGTCAAGACGTGTTCGATCGCCTTTGGCGAGGCGGACTACGACGAGTCGAAGTTTGCGCGTATGGTCGCCGAGCGCTACGAAACCGACCACCGAGTGAAGCAGGTAGACCCGGACGACTTCGGTCTAGTGGAGCAGCTGGCGCAGGTGTACGACGAGCCCTACGCTGACAGTTCTGCGATTCCCACCTATCGCGTGTGCGAGCTCGCGCGCCAAGAGGTGACCGTCGCGCTGTCCGGCGACGGTGGCGATGAGGGATTTGCGGGCTACCGTCGACACCGCTGGCACGCCTGGGAGGAGAGTATCCGCGGACGGCTTCCCCAAGCGCTTCGTAGGCCTCTTTTCGGCACAGCGGGAGCGCTCTACCCGAAGATGGATTGGGCGCCGCGCTTCCTGCGCGCAAAGACGACGCTTCAAGCGCTCGGCCGCGACTCTCTATCCGCCTATCTGCACAGCGTGTCAATTCTGCCCAGCGAGCTGCGCCGTCGCTTGCTAAGTCCTGATCTACAGCGTGAACTTGGCGGCTATGAGGCGGTAGAGGTGTTTCGAGCGCATGCGGCAAAGGCGGGACGTTGCGACCCTCTCTCGTTGGTGCAATATCTGGATTTCAAGACGTATTTGCCCGGGGACATCCTGACCAAGGTGGATCGCGCTTCGATGGCGCACGGGCTGGAGGTGCGCGTGCCGCTCCTCGACCATGAGTTCGTGCAGTGGTCGGCGCAGCTACCTGCGTCGCTCAAGCTGCGGGGACGAGAGGGCAAGTACGTGCTAAAGAAGGCTCTCGAGCCGCATTTGCCCGAAGACGTGCTTTACCGCCCGAAGATGGGCTTTGGTGTGCCACTGGGTCAGTGGTTCCGCGGGCCTTTGGCTGGATACCTTCGCGACGCGATTACCGGCACGGAGCTCAAGGATACGGGCCTCTTCGACCCCGCCTCGCTACGTCGCCTAGTTGACGAGCACCAGAGTGGGCGGCGCGAGCACACGGCTGTGCTGTGGGCTTTGCTCATGTTTCGGGGTGCTGTCGATCAGCTCGTGCAACCCGCGGCAACATCTCGAGCCGCCTGA
- a CDS encoding DUF58 domain-containing protein, giving the protein MKALTRFINEKAQAWALERQGEDERSVTLNTRRVYILPTGQGLAFGILLLAMLLASLNYNNSLGLALTFTLGGLAVVAMHHCHHNMVGLTIRLVDVEPVFAGQRAEFRFALEGRGRHERYQFQLYTDAKAPDTLEPNTVHSATADVPEEEDRTVILSVPTHRRGRQVLASVGVATRFPFGLFRAWSWLHMDGAVLVYPSPANDAPPYAAGDGDTQGSVNEQRGEEDFAGLRSFQGGDSPRHIAWKAYARDDEPRVKRYAGVAVATTWLDFDALTDPDPERRLEQMTRQVLDAQAAGHPYGLRLPGDVLISPDLSATHQERCLGALAVCTLGATTRIRKVTDAYVGSSAAQVTTG; this is encoded by the coding sequence ATGAAGGCTCTTACCCGCTTCATCAACGAGAAGGCGCAGGCGTGGGCCTTAGAGCGCCAGGGCGAGGACGAGCGCAGCGTCACCCTCAATACGCGACGGGTTTACATCCTCCCGACGGGCCAGGGCCTTGCCTTCGGCATCCTGCTACTAGCGATGCTGCTAGCTTCCTTGAACTACAACAACAGTCTCGGGCTAGCCCTTACCTTCACCCTCGGCGGGCTGGCGGTGGTGGCCATGCACCACTGCCACCACAACATGGTGGGCCTGACCATCCGACTGGTGGATGTGGAACCCGTGTTCGCAGGCCAGCGCGCGGAGTTTCGCTTCGCCCTAGAGGGTCGTGGGCGACACGAGCGCTATCAGTTTCAGCTGTATACGGATGCCAAAGCGCCCGACACGCTGGAACCAAACACGGTTCACAGCGCCACCGCGGACGTGCCGGAAGAGGAGGATCGAACGGTGATCCTATCCGTGCCGACCCACCGCCGCGGACGCCAGGTACTCGCTAGCGTAGGCGTTGCCACGCGCTTTCCGTTCGGCCTGTTCCGCGCGTGGAGCTGGCTGCACATGGATGGCGCGGTGCTGGTCTATCCAAGCCCCGCGAACGACGCTCCGCCCTACGCTGCGGGCGATGGCGATACGCAAGGTAGCGTCAACGAGCAGCGCGGCGAAGAGGACTTTGCCGGACTTCGCAGCTTTCAGGGAGGGGATTCGCCTCGACACATCGCTTGGAAAGCCTACGCGCGGGACGACGAACCGCGCGTGAAGCGCTACGCTGGGGTCGCGGTAGCCACCACGTGGCTCGATTTCGATGCGCTGACCGACCCGGACCCGGAACGGCGCCTCGAGCAAATGACACGCCAGGTGCTCGATGCCCAGGCCGCCGGTCACCCCTACGGTCTGCGATTACCGGGCGATGTGCTGATCAGTCCGGACCTGAGCGCGACTCATCAGGAGCGCTGCCTGGGCGCCCTAGCCGTGTGTACCCTCGGCGCCACAACGCGCATCCGGAAAGTTACCGACGCCTACGTAGGCAGCAGCGCTGCGCAGGTCACCACCGGATGA
- a CDS encoding hydrolase 1, exosortase A system-associated codes for MVTAQPHEGEGTLRALRFDCEGTALAGVLHDPPPMAEVRRLGVVVVVGGPQTRVGSHRQFTLLARALSGAGFPSLRFDLRGMGDSDGEFPGFEHLTADIQAAVGALDRTHPELDGIVLWGLCDAAAAIMLNAWRMPRVKGVVLLNPWVRTQATQAKTFVRHYYLQRLMNGDFWTGLFRGRVNVFKSLSEFGRNLLISRGSRRSPDDAGSPDDMSLPFPERMRLGMERFEGEVLLVLSGNDLTAAEFADLARDHEDWRALLERPAWSHRDLPEATHTFSSAAWRDRVATWTREWLDSR; via the coding sequence ATGGTCACGGCTCAGCCTCATGAGGGGGAAGGCACCCTGCGCGCCCTGAGGTTCGATTGCGAGGGCACCGCCCTCGCCGGCGTTCTCCACGACCCACCCCCGATGGCCGAGGTTCGCAGACTTGGCGTCGTCGTGGTCGTTGGGGGGCCGCAGACGCGCGTCGGCAGCCATCGCCAATTCACCTTGCTGGCGCGAGCGCTTTCCGGCGCGGGCTTCCCCTCCTTGCGTTTCGACCTACGCGGGATGGGTGACAGTGACGGGGAGTTCCCGGGTTTCGAACACCTCACTGCCGATATCCAAGCGGCGGTTGGCGCGCTGGATCGGACCCATCCGGAGCTAGACGGGATCGTCCTCTGGGGCCTTTGTGACGCGGCGGCAGCGATCATGCTCAACGCATGGCGGATGCCCCGGGTGAAGGGGGTGGTGCTCCTCAACCCCTGGGTGCGCACGCAAGCTACGCAAGCGAAGACATTCGTGCGGCACTACTATCTGCAGCGGTTGATGAATGGCGACTTCTGGACCGGTTTGTTTAGGGGGCGTGTCAACGTGTTCAAGTCCCTGTCCGAGTTCGGGCGAAACCTCCTCATCAGTCGCGGCAGTAGGCGCTCGCCCGATGACGCGGGCAGTCCCGATGACATGAGCCTGCCGTTCCCCGAGCGGATGCGCTTGGGCATGGAACGCTTCGAGGGAGAGGTGTTGCTCGTGTTGAGTGGAAACGACCTCACGGCAGCGGAGTTCGCTGACCTCGCGCGCGATCATGAAGACTGGCGGGCGTTGCTCGAGCGACCGGCGTGGAGCCATCGTGATCTGCCCGAGGCAACGCATACCTTCTCCAGTGCCGCTTGGCGCGACCGTGTAGCTACGTGGACACGCGAGTGGCTCGATAGTCGCTAG
- a CDS encoding acyl carrier protein, whose product MSTLEEVRDLVGDALQLGELTAEWTRETPLVGEIPELDSYAVIHVLTVLGEHFDVEFDDDELGGALESLGTLVDLVDAKLA is encoded by the coding sequence TTGTCTACCTTAGAAGAGGTAAGAGACCTGGTGGGCGACGCTCTCCAGCTCGGCGAACTCACCGCCGAATGGACGCGCGAGACGCCGCTGGTCGGTGAGATTCCGGAGCTTGACTCCTACGCCGTCATTCATGTCCTCACTGTGCTTGGTGAGCACTTTGACGTGGAGTTCGACGACGATGAGCTAGGTGGCGCCCTTGAGTCTCTCGGCACGCTGGTCGACTTGGTAGACGCGAAGCTCGCGTGA
- a CDS encoding AAA family ATPase, with protein sequence MPARPAAQPVPNPAATTLARSVIDQLSKVILGKELQLQLALTCLISRGHLLIEDLPGVGKTTLAQALARVLGLSFQRVQFTSDMLPADIIGVSVYERNSGDFRFHKGPVFAQLVLADEVNRATAKTQSALLEAMEEYQVTVDGQTYALPQPFFVVATQNPAHQIGTFPLPESQLDRFLMSMSLGYPPASLERTLISGADRREVLDGLEPSLALEDFLALQRLAPKVHLSDPILDYIQAIVAYTRQSPEFDAGLSPRAAIALGRAAQAWALIQGHRGVLPEDVQAVAPAVVGHRLRHRDQTAGLTTTELGETVVGAVAIP encoded by the coding sequence ATGCCAGCACGACCCGCCGCGCAGCCGGTACCCAACCCGGCCGCTACCACCCTTGCCCGCAGCGTCATTGATCAGCTATCGAAGGTAATCCTGGGCAAGGAGCTGCAGCTTCAGCTCGCCCTTACTTGCCTGATCTCTCGTGGCCATCTGCTAATCGAGGACCTACCGGGCGTCGGCAAGACCACCCTCGCCCAGGCCCTGGCGCGCGTGCTTGGCTTGAGCTTCCAGCGGGTGCAATTCACCAGCGATATGCTGCCCGCCGATATCATCGGCGTCTCCGTCTACGAGCGGAACAGCGGTGACTTCCGCTTCCACAAGGGCCCCGTGTTCGCCCAGCTCGTGCTAGCGGACGAAGTAAACCGCGCCACTGCCAAGACACAAAGTGCCCTGCTCGAGGCAATGGAGGAGTACCAGGTCACCGTCGACGGGCAGACCTACGCCCTTCCACAACCCTTCTTCGTGGTGGCGACGCAAAACCCGGCGCACCAGATCGGCACCTTTCCGCTGCCCGAATCCCAGCTTGACCGCTTCCTGATGAGCATGTCCCTCGGCTATCCGCCCGCATCGCTCGAACGCACGCTGATCTCCGGGGCCGATCGCCGGGAGGTTCTCGACGGCCTGGAGCCGAGCCTGGCACTGGAGGATTTCCTCGCCTTGCAGCGCCTTGCGCCGAAAGTGCATCTCTCCGATCCGATCCTCGACTACATCCAGGCGATCGTCGCCTACACGCGCCAGTCGCCGGAGTTCGACGCGGGCCTGTCCCCCCGCGCCGCGATCGCCCTTGGCCGCGCCGCACAGGCGTGGGCCCTGATTCAGGGCCATCGTGGCGTACTGCCTGAGGACGTGCAGGCCGTAGCACCCGCTGTGGTGGGCCACCGCTTGCGCCATCGCGACCAGACCGCTGGCTTGACCACAACCGAGCTCGGCGAGACGGTAGTCGGCGCTGTCGCCATCCCTTAA